Proteins encoded by one window of Vidua chalybeata isolate OUT-0048 chromosome 15, bVidCha1 merged haplotype, whole genome shotgun sequence:
- the SOWAHA gene encoding ankyrin repeat domain-containing protein SOWAHA yields MAELDISAEAVMGFLRERGGRVRNTELVSAFRPLLEAAGAGADAGEAEGRAARRERFKAAVNAVATVKEIDGVKFVVLKRQLRAAPPAGGDAGAPVPVPVPDPVPVPDPDPAGTPPEEPPGPRAVAELRGLFQGGGGGVPLPGAAAGARREPPPKPCMLPVRCVPPPAAPGPPEEAASPLSPPPLDEDAGSRSPGLRRGPKNHRASEETVVPLEQAEHQWLVLAADGQWTQQLHGLLLGDASLAARRDFISGFTALHWAAKSGNCDMVTNIIRAAEKGGSRVNVDARSHGGYTALHLAAIHGQEKIITMLVYSYHAKIDLRDYSGKKPHQYLKEGTSLTIRRLLGDPSLSQNMEHSVPIKKSTKLAASILSSTSTFLGVISDDMAFYDLTKGLRKPSTLNKLLTATTGPRRKPKIRGGFPSYSSLSEVAEEEEEVVVKRRPVSELFFGH; encoded by the coding sequence ATGGCGGAGCTCGACATCAGCGCGGAGGCAGTGATGGGCTTCCTGAGGGAGCGCGGCGGACGGGTGCGCAACACCGAGCTGGTGAGCGCCTTCCGGCCGCTGCTGGAGGCCGCCGGGGCCGGTGCCGATGCCGGGGAGGCGgaggggcgggcggcgcggcgggagcggTTCAAGGCGGCGGTGAACGCCGTGGCCACGGTGAAGGAGATCGACGGCGTCAAGTTCGTGGTGCTGAAGCGGCAGCTCCGCGCTGCCCCGCCGGCGGGGGGCGATGCCGGAGCCCCCGTCCCGGTTCCCGTCCCCGACCCGGTTCCCGTGCCCGACCCGGACCCCGCCGGGACGCCCCCCGAGGagccgccggggccgcgggccGTGGCCGAGCTGCGGGGCCTGTTccagggcggcggcggcggggtgcccctgcccggggccgcggcgggggccCGGCGGGAGCCGCCGCCCAAGCCCTGCATGCTGCCCGTGCGCTGCgtgccgccccccgccgccccggggccgcccgaGGAGGCGGCCAGCCCGCTGTCCCCGCCGCCGCTGGACGAGGATGCCGGGTCCCGCTCGCCCGGGCTGCGCAGGGGGCCCAAGAACCACCGGGCCAGCGAGGAGACCGTGGTGCCCCTGGAGCAGGCGGAGCACCAGTGGCTGGTGCTGGCGGCCGACGGGCAATGGACACAGCAGCTCCACGGGCTGCTGCTGGGCGACGCCAGCCTGGCGGCTCGCAGGGACTTCATCTCCGGCTTCACCGCCCTGCACTGGGCCGCCAAGAGCGGCAACTGCGACATGGTGACCAACATCATCCGAGCGGCCGAGAAGGGCGGGTCCCGCGTCAATGTGGATGCCCGGTCGCATGGTGGCTACACGGCGCTGCACCTGGCTGCTATACACGGCCAGGAGAAGATCATCACCATGCTCGTCTACAGCTACCATGCCAAGATTGACCTGAGGGACTACAGTGGGAAGAAGCCGCACCAGTACTTAAAGGAAGGGACATCCCTTACAATTCGGCGTTTGCTAGGGGACCCCAGCCTTTCCCAAAACATGGAACACTCCGTGCCCATCAAGAAGTCTACAAAGCTTGCGGCTTCAATCTTGAGCTCCACTAGCACTTTCCTGGGAGTCATATCCGATGATATGGCTTTCTATGATCTCACCAAAGGTTTAAGGAAGCCCTCAACTTTAAACAAGCTTCTGACTGCCACTACGGGCCCGAGGAGGAAGCCAAAGATCAGAGGGGGCTTCCCTTCATATTCCTCACTCTCTGAGGTagcggaggaggaggaagaggttgTTGTGAAACGCAGACCCGTTTCTGAGCTGTTCTTTGGCCACTAG